DNA sequence from the Bradyrhizobium diazoefficiens genome:
TATGGTCGGCATCGCACTGTCGCAGCTCATCATGGGGCCGTTGTCGGACAAGTTCGGCCGGCGCCCGGTGTTGCTCGGAGGCCTTGCGCTGATGGTCGCGGCGAGCGTCGCCTGCATCTTCGCCGAGAGTCTGCCGCAGCTGATCGCGGCCCGTTTCTTTCAGGCTTTGGGCGGCGCCTCCGGCATGGTGGTGAGCCGCGCCATCATCCGCGACATCTACGAGCGGGACCGTGTCGCCTCCATGATCAGCCTGGTCGTCGCGGCCCTGATGATCGGCCAGATGGTCTCCCCGCTGACCGGCGGTCTGATCGAGACCGCATTCGGCTGGCGCGCGATCTTCTACGCCGTCACGGTCGGCGCACTTGCGGTCGCCGTCGGCATCGCACTGGCGCTGCCCGAGACGCGTCGCGACCGCGCGGTCGGCAGCGGCGGCCTTCGGGCCGACGTCGGCGTGCTGATCAAGAGCCGCGCCTTCATCGGCTATGTCATGTGCCAGGTGCTGGCGTCTCAGATCATTTTCACCTTCGCCGGCGGCGGACCCTATATCGTCGTAACGCAAATGGGCCGGACCAGCGCCGAATACGGCGCGTGGTTCGCCACGACGGGATTCGCCTATCTGGTCGGCAATCTCCTCTGCGTGCGCTTTGCGCCGCGGCACGCGCTGGAAAAGCTGATCTGGTTCGGGCTCGGCCTGCAACTCTGCGGAAGCCTGTTGAACCTGCTCTGGAGTTTTGCCGGCTGGAACGAAGCACCTAGCTGGCTGTTCGGCACGCAAATGATCGTTATGGTCGGCAACGCCTTCGTGATGGCCAATTCCGCAGCCGGCGCCATCAGCATCCGCCCCGAAGCTGCCGGCACCGCCTCCGGCGCCATGGGCTTTCTGCAACAGGGCATCGGCGCGCTGATGTCGCAATTCGGCGCCTATCTCGGCGGCCATTCCGCAACCACGCTGCCGCTGACCTCGGCCGTCCTCGCCATCTCCCTGCTCTGCGCCTGCGCGATGATCTTCGTCGTCCCCCGCCGCGAGTTGGTGGTGAGCGAGATGCTGATCGAGCAGGCGGAGGAGGAAGAGAGCGGGATGATGTGAGGGGCGGTGCGCTCTCTCCCCGTCATTGCGAGCGAAGCGAAGCAATCCAGACTGTCACCGTGGAAAGACTCTGGATTGCTTCGCTTCGCTCGCAATGACGAAGAAGGCTTCACTCCCCGATCAGCTGCAGCCACTCGTCCTCGGTGAGCACCTTGACGCCGTGCTTGTTGGCCTCGGCGAGCTTCGAGCCTGCGCCGGGGCCGGCGACCACGAGATCGGTCTTCTTCGACACCGAGCCCGAGACCTTGGCGCCTAACCGCTCGGCAGTGGCCTTGGCTTCGTCGCGCGTCATCTTCTCCAGCGAGCCCGTGAACACGACGCTCTTGCCAGCGACCGCCGAATTGCTCTTCGGCTTCTCGGCGTCGGCGATCTCGACCTCTTTCGTCAACCGCTCGACGATGCCGCAATTGTGGTCCTCGCCAAAATAATCGGCGATGCTCTTGATCACGGTGTCGCCGATCTGATCCAGCGCGTCCATCTCCGCCATCGCCTCCTCGTCGCCGTTGGCGACCTTGAGGCAGGCATCGTGGAAAGCCTCCCACGAGCCGTAGCCGCGTGCGAGCGCCAAGGCCGTGGTCTCACCGACATGGCGCATGCCGAGCGCATAGATGAAGCGCTCCAGCGCGATTTGGCGTCGGCTTTCGATCGCACCGAAAAGATTGCGCACCGAGGTCGCGCCGTAGCCCTCGATCTCCTCGAGCTTGAGCTTTGCGTTGCGCTTCTCCAGCGTGAAGATGTCGGCAGGCTCCTTGACCCATCCCTCATCGAAGAAATATTGGAGCTGCTTCTCCCCGAGTCCGTCGATATCGAAGGCGCGCCGCGACACGAACAGCTTGAGGTGCTCGATCTTCTGGTAAGGGCAAGCAAATTCGCCGGTGCAGCGCGCCCGGGCCTCCTCTTCGCCGGCGGCCGTCGCCCCGCGCACGACGTCGGTGTGCAGCGGGCACGGGCACTTCTTCGGAAAGTGGAATTCCCTGGCGCTATTCGGCCGTTTGTCGAGGACGACGTCGACCACTTGCGGGATCACGTCGCCGGCGCGCTGGATCACGACGGTGTCGCCGATCCGGATGTCGCGGCCCTCGCGCAACACCTCGCCCTTGTTGCCGATGCCCTTGATGTAGTCCTCGTTGTGCAGCGTGACGTTCTGCACGATCACGCCGCCGACGCCGACCGGCTCGAGCTTGCCGACCGGCGTGAACGAGCCGGTGCGGCCGACCTGGATCTCGATGTCGCGGAGCACGGTCATGGCGCGCTCGGCCGGGAATTTGTGCGCGATCGCCCAGCGAGGCGTGCGGGAGACGAAGCCGAGACGCTCCTGCCAGTCGATGCGATCGACCTTGTAGACGACGCCATCGATATCGTAGTCGAGTTTTGCGCGCTGCTCCTCGATGGAATGATGGAAGGCCAGCAGCTCCTCGACGGAGTGGCAGAGTTTTGTTAGCGGATTGGTCTTGAAGCCGCAGCGCTCGAACCAATGGATCATATCGCTCTGCGTGCCCTCCGGCATCGCGCTCATTTCGCCCCAGGCATAAGCGAAGAAACCCAGCGGGCGCGAGGCGGTGATGGTCGGGTCCTTCTGCCGCAAGGAGCCTGCCGCCGAATTGCGCGGGTTGGCGAACACTGTGTCGCCGGCGGCCTTCTGTCGCTCGTTGAGCGCGAGGAAGGCCTTCTTGGTCATGTAGACCTCGCCGCGTACCTCGCAGATATCAGGGACGTTGCGCCCCTTCAGCTTTTGCGGCACGTCTTCGAGCGTACGGATGTTGGCGGTGACGTCCTCGCCGACAGCGCCGTCGCCGCGCGTCGCCGCGGTGACGAGCTCGCCGCCCTCATAGCGCAGCGACATCGAGAGGCCGTCGATCTTCGGTTCGGCCGAGAAATCGATCTTGTCGTCATCGAGCTTCAGGAAGCGCACGATGCGGCCGACAAAGTCGCGCACGTCCTCCTCGGCAAAGGCGTTGTCCAGCGACAGCATCGGAACAGAGTGCCGTACCTTCCTGAAGCGTCCCGACGGTGCGGCGCCGACCTTCTGCGACGGCGATTCCGCGCTGACGAATTCCGGAAAGCGCTTCTCGATCGCGTTGAGGCGCTGTCGCAGGGCATCGTACTCGGCGTCGGTAACGGTCGGCGCATCGTCTTGATAGTAGCGCTCGTTGTGCCCCTCGATCTCGAGCGACAGCCGCATGTGCTCGATCTTGGCCTGCGCCCTGGTGAGGTCAGTGACGTCACGAAGCGGTTTGGATTTTGCTGCTCTTGCCATCATGCTTGGATACGACGGAGCGGGCGGAAGGGTAAAGGCGGGTTGGGCTCTTTGTTCCCGAATGCAGCGCAACGCGCCGCCTCCGGGATACACCACTAAGCCGTCGCCGCCTTGAGCAGCCGTTCCGCGGCGGCCCTCGCCTCGGCTGTGATCTCGGCGCCGGCAAGCATGCGGGCGATTTCTTCGCGGCGGTGGTCGGCGGCCAGCGCATTGACGCGGGTGGCGACGCGCTTGCCCTTATCCAACGCATCCTTAGAGATCAAGAGATGCTGGTCGGCGCGGGCGGCGACCTGCGGGGCGTGGGTCACGGCCATCACCTGCACCTTGCCGGCCAGCCGCGCCAGACGCCCGCCGATGGCATCCGCGACCGCACCGCCGACGCCCGTGTCGATTTCGTCGAACACGAGGGTCGGTGCCGAGCCGCGGTCAGAAAGGACGACCTTCAGCGCCAGCAGGAAGCGCGAGAGCTCACCGCCGGAGGCGACCTTCATCATCGGACCCGGCTTGGTGCCCGGATTGGTTTGCACCCAGAACTCGACGCGATCGAACCCTTGCGGGCCCGGTGCGGCCTCATCGGTCGCGACCTGGGTCATGAATTTGGCGCGTTCGAGCTTCAGCGGCGCGAGTTCGGCGTTGACGGCTTTGTTGAGCTTCTCGGCCGATTTCTGCCGTGCCGCGGAGAGCTTTTTCGCCGCTGCCGCATAGCGCGCATCGGCCTCAACCGCGGCTTGCTCCAGCTTCTTCAAGCGCGAGGCGCCGGCATCGATCAGCACGACGTCGGCAGCGTATTTAGCAGCAAGCGCCGCCAGGCCGTCGACCGGCGTCGAATATTTGCGCGAGGCGGCGCGCAAGGCGAACAGCCGCTCCTCGATGCGTTCGAGCTCGCTCGGGTCGAAATCGGTCGCGGCGAGCGCGGCCTGGAGATGCTGATCGGCTTCCTCCAGCGCATTGATGGCCATGTCGATCGCCTTCACGGCGGGCTCGATCAGCGCCGGCGAATTGACGCCGCGGCGCTCCAGACGGCGTACGGCGGCCGACAGCGCCGCGACCGGCGAATTATGGCCGCCGACGACCTCCTGCGCCTCGCGCAGATCGGAGGCGATCTTCTCGCCCTGCATCATGGTGGTGCGGCGCGAGGCGAGCGAGGTCTCCTCGCCGTCCTTCGGCGCGAGCTGCTTCAGCTCGTCAGAGGCGTGGCGCAGATAGTCGGCCTCGCGCGCGGCGCGCTCCATGCCGGCGCGATGCTCTTCCAGCTCGGTATTGGCGGTGCGGCGCGCATCCCACAGGGTTTCGACGGCCGCGACGTCCTTCTCAAGGCCGGCAAAGGCATCGAGCAGGCGGCGATGGGTAGCGGCATCGACCAGCGCGCGCTCGTCATGCTGGCCGTGGATCTCGACCAGCGCGGCACCGACCGCCTTCAGCGTCTGGACGCTGATCGACTGGTCGTTGATGAAGGCGCGGGTACGGCCGTCGGCGAGCTGGACCCGGCGGAGAATCATCTCGCCGGTATCGTCGAGCCCGTTCTCGGCGAGGATGTTCGTCGCAGGGTGATTTTTGGGGATATCGAAGACGGCGGTGACCTGCCCCTGCTCCGCACCGTGGCGCACGAGACCGGCGTCGCCGCGGCCACCGAGCGCCAGCGCAAAAGCATCGAGCAGGATGGATTTGCCCGCACCGGTCTCGCCGGTCAAAACCGCAAGTCCGGTGGCGAATTCGATATCGAGCCGTTCGATCAGGACGATGTCACGGATCGACAGACGCGCCAGCATGGAACCAAATTTCCTAGCCGAGACCTAGAGGCCTATCT
Encoded proteins:
- a CDS encoding multidrug effflux MFS transporter — its product is MHGIISKPPELATKNLATSRLVLLLLVVMTGIAPISLYILVPALPVLATTFGRDISIAQMTVSLYMVGIALSQLIMGPLSDKFGRRPVLLGGLALMVAASVACIFAESLPQLIAARFFQALGGASGMVVSRAIIRDIYERDRVASMISLVVAALMIGQMVSPLTGGLIETAFGWRAIFYAVTVGALAVAVGIALALPETRRDRAVGSGGLRADVGVLIKSRAFIGYVMCQVLASQIIFTFAGGGPYIVVTQMGRTSAEYGAWFATTGFAYLVGNLLCVRFAPRHALEKLIWFGLGLQLCGSLLNLLWSFAGWNEAPSWLFGTQMIVMVGNAFVMANSAAGAISIRPEAAGTASGAMGFLQQGIGALMSQFGAYLGGHSATTLPLTSAVLAISLLCACAMIFVVPRRELVVSEMLIEQAEEEESGMM
- the ligA gene encoding NAD-dependent DNA ligase LigA — protein: MARAAKSKPLRDVTDLTRAQAKIEHMRLSLEIEGHNERYYQDDAPTVTDAEYDALRQRLNAIEKRFPEFVSAESPSQKVGAAPSGRFRKVRHSVPMLSLDNAFAEEDVRDFVGRIVRFLKLDDDKIDFSAEPKIDGLSMSLRYEGGELVTAATRGDGAVGEDVTANIRTLEDVPQKLKGRNVPDICEVRGEVYMTKKAFLALNERQKAAGDTVFANPRNSAAGSLRQKDPTITASRPLGFFAYAWGEMSAMPEGTQSDMIHWFERCGFKTNPLTKLCHSVEELLAFHHSIEEQRAKLDYDIDGVVYKVDRIDWQERLGFVSRTPRWAIAHKFPAERAMTVLRDIEIQVGRTGSFTPVGKLEPVGVGGVIVQNVTLHNEDYIKGIGNKGEVLREGRDIRIGDTVVIQRAGDVIPQVVDVVLDKRPNSAREFHFPKKCPCPLHTDVVRGATAAGEEEARARCTGEFACPYQKIEHLKLFVSRRAFDIDGLGEKQLQYFFDEGWVKEPADIFTLEKRNAKLKLEEIEGYGATSVRNLFGAIESRRQIALERFIYALGMRHVGETTALALARGYGSWEAFHDACLKVANGDEEAMAEMDALDQIGDTVIKSIADYFGEDHNCGIVERLTKEVEIADAEKPKSNSAVAGKSVVFTGSLEKMTRDEAKATAERLGAKVSGSVSKKTDLVVAGPGAGSKLAEANKHGVKVLTEDEWLQLIGE
- the recN gene encoding DNA repair protein RecN produces the protein MLARLSIRDIVLIERLDIEFATGLAVLTGETGAGKSILLDAFALALGGRGDAGLVRHGAEQGQVTAVFDIPKNHPATNILAENGLDDTGEMILRRVQLADGRTRAFINDQSISVQTLKAVGAALVEIHGQHDERALVDAATHRRLLDAFAGLEKDVAAVETLWDARRTANTELEEHRAGMERAAREADYLRHASDELKQLAPKDGEETSLASRRTTMMQGEKIASDLREAQEVVGGHNSPVAALSAAVRRLERRGVNSPALIEPAVKAIDMAINALEEADQHLQAALAATDFDPSELERIEERLFALRAASRKYSTPVDGLAALAAKYAADVVLIDAGASRLKKLEQAAVEADARYAAAAKKLSAARQKSAEKLNKAVNAELAPLKLERAKFMTQVATDEAAPGPQGFDRVEFWVQTNPGTKPGPMMKVASGGELSRFLLALKVVLSDRGSAPTLVFDEIDTGVGGAVADAIGGRLARLAGKVQVMAVTHAPQVAARADQHLLISKDALDKGKRVATRVNALAADHRREEIARMLAGAEITAEARAAAERLLKAATA